Within Vicia villosa cultivar HV-30 ecotype Madison, WI linkage group LG1, Vvil1.0, whole genome shotgun sequence, the genomic segment ttgaaattatgtagcagaattgtTTAATAATGATTTTATTAGATgcgatgcatatgtctgtcttgattttttttgaaagcattaaaacagaagatgtaaaaaacgtgatgtttataaaacgtgatgtttgtaaaaggagatatcaactcagcttttatggcaaaccttagggagtcaggatacctttttggtggtagtatgctttcgaactaaccatgcttcagttaggactttcaagggttgtaacgtggtttggttcgcggtttaagaaataaaggataatggctcaaaaatttatttatacccatcccaatcttcgtgatgttcttcgatcctatgctcagttaactctgcatttaagccttagcaaagcttgaagttgtaacattgatattagatgatggttaaagtaccggaggtttatttggacaggcagtcatccttttttttttgtaatactttctttttgtcgaggatttgtagtgacctcttttgaaattgttttcttttgtcgaggatttttagcaacctcctttttgactttgttatccctaacttttgcctgaactgtttattttgaggttacagtcagcgggatgttttgactTTTGATAAGattccttcataggttttgacttaacagcttttttctttttggtggatattgactgcctgacttaatggttgcaggaacccatcattatttgtgtaaacaacaactagtataattgagttaactgagtaactaccctgccccaggttatgattaagggttttaaattgtacaagaaagaaaactcctacgccttaggctcaaagggttgACAAGGgaataacatccttatatctccactgtttaggaattgaaacaatgcatgtacatcgtaagcatagtctgttcaaaagcattactgtatgaggttgcggtatcgtcttcgtgatcctccctcaaaaggcgtACAGCTtcagcaggagttgagtatcacataacatatgcaaagtaaagatgcagtttaaaatgagtgatagcgaaataatttattcaagacaaacatatgcaatgcactgatgatgattattaagacagataatgtctatcataagttaaatgtttaaacaaacagagaagAAAATACAAATGAAAGCAAAGCTAATGACCcaatagtccatccttctagacattagttagtcttgtcatgattaggcatagAAGTTGTGATCACCATAGGgatcttaggagggtccctcagagtaatcaattcgatcttcaacagatgttgtaatgcttgagccagcgaCATATGATCTTGGTGAGTTGACGCTTAGGTACGTATGGCTTTCGTCGTTGTCGTAGTGTCGGTGTAAAGATCAGAAATGCCGCAACATattggttgtgttcattacgacctttctgATTGTGCGCCACATCAGTCCTATGAGgctcctcaggtgagttgaaatcaatgatcttgtcatcaagtAAGTCTTGAATCATATGCTTCAATGGTCTACAATCTTCTGTGTCacgaccaggactgtttgaatggtaagcacatcttgcatgatgcttgtgcCCGGGAACAGGATTTGCTAGAGCTGAGTATGAaggcaatagggttatcaagtGCTGATAGAGCAATTGTTGCAGAACCtgagacaatggcatgtgcaatgtgtaacaccccttttataccccaaaataaataagcatataatcagagaataagcatgcatataatttaaaagggcgtcacatcgaagttttcaaaaactaaaagctttaaaaaaaccgacagcatttatccacaatatagaatacacctggtcatttcaaataacacctaaacatttaattacaattcatagagaatatgcattcacagcggaaagtactaaaaatactcatgtatttcataaaatgattcatgtaccataccatgatcatatctcaataaatatctcaaaataaaataaaccataatcataatatttggcttaaaagccTCCCGAAACAACAAGTAAACAATAAACAGATTCACAAgtcataacataatacataaacaaataaaacatgagttcaacacgcctagtctacccagtgttacatgaccagagcattgactcgctacttaatcatCAAACAAACTCGGAAGCTCTCCGACTAAATCTTGTACGAACTACTAAttgccagaacctgcatgtcgccaaacgagggcaacattaaaacagaagggtgagaattcgaatcattatgaagaaagtataataaagcACAAtgattaaatcaacaattaaaggAATTCATCACACCTTATATAACCATATAAATCATACTATCAAAtatatttcacatattcaagtatacAACCAAGTTCATTAATATAATACTCAAATTGATTCAATGCTATGTTTTCAAATATGCACACGAACCATCATTATCACACAttcacatatatcaccaaaatcatgtgtcaatcatcaccaaatttaattatcacatctcatgcacacataacgatcacataatcacataattgcatgtattcaaacatcacataactctaatgtgactcaatgcaagacatgtgactctatgcatgtggtacccaatgtggacccaaagttccaccgcttccgattcatatagaatctagccacgcttcagatccggacaagaccaaagccaccaaatgtaaacatatatttTACCGCTTtctgattcactctagaatccaagccacgcttccgatccggacaagatcaaagccactacgcatgtttccaattaaggatcaacgtaatctacgtctatttccgttcaaggatcaccgtctattaccatgtgaacccacagtttcaccgcttccactaTAAAGTCGACTAtgctatgaatgaatgtacaattaccaaccaattatgcaattaagattaccTCATCAATCtcaacttaccgcataccaattaataattcaactctatgaattatccaccaaattgtacacaacattcacaatacACATAtattattcacatataaaaggccaattaatcaattacgattcacaaaatccaattaacactagtatccatactatctcatATCAATTCAcatttacacacacacacacacacacacacacacacacacacacacacacacacacacacacacacacacacacacacacacacacacacacacacacacacacacacacacacacacacacacacacacacacacacacacacacacacacacacacacacacacacacacacacacacacacacacacacacacacacacacacatatatatatatatatatatatatatatatatatatatatatatatatatatatatatatatatatgaatatacaaattatcaaaacaacaacatTGACATagaaatatattattctcaacataaatattcgagcCAAAAACGCAATTACGGgcaaattctcaaaataccgtaatttaccgataaaccaactaagttatccaagtccaaacataatctaattAAATAGACTCAccgcaattaattcaattattagtttaaccaattaatatcaaactatattaatttaattcactccTATTTCTATGCCATTTCCTCTTTCTatcattctattgctcaagaccatttttattgaaaagaatatcgcgctaacTTTCTAACGCTTTAAACggggactcaaacggagttacggttcaaaagtaatgaatttttaaagtttctaaaaaaaaaggcttaaatgcagttttagtccccctattttagtttttttgaatttttagtccccctattttatttttcagCATTTTGGCCCCCCTATTAAACTTTGATTGGGTTTTTTTCAGTCCCTCCTCATTTTGGTCTATCTGGCCGTTGACAAAGCTGATGTGGCATATAATAACTCCTGCCACGTcacttattaaaattaaaaatcttgaaaaataattatatcaattttttaataagttaaatattaaaaaaaagtactttaaaacaaattaaaagttGTAGAAAACTTTAGAAACCCTATCGTGTTATCCATAGCCTCTCCACCGTACTCTTCACTTTCGGATACGTTCTTCATCTTTCGTCGCTTCATTCACCTTTTTTCTTTCACCGTTTTCGTCAAATTTTCACCTTCTATGTTCGTCAATATTGTTTACCACGTTCTTCACCTTCATTCTCTCCGAGTTTAATCACTATCAAAAGCAAAGCTTTTCACAGGTTTTGGAAGATGAGGTATGTAACTTGTTATTTTTTCCGAGGGTTTATGGTTTGTTGAAATTATAATAGTTTAGATGTTTGTGTATTTTTTATGATTGTTCTTGCTTAATGTATTTTCCAGGCCTTGTCAGAATTTTGAAATGGTAAACGAGACTGAATTAGTACATGATTATGATGAGGAAGTACAATTTAATGACGAGTTTGCCCCAAATTCTGAGGATGAAGAGCAACTAGGGGGTGAAATGCAAGTAGTTGTCGATGACGATATTGATTATGTTGGAAATGAAGGTGAATCGGACAGTCTTAGTGATACTGATTATGGGCATAGTGATGATATTATTGACTTTGATTGGACCACAGTCTTACCTTCTGAGAACTTATTTGATAAGGTGAACAattctgatgttgatgatgacTCTGATGTGTTGCTTACACCTCTTGCTAGTGAAGATGATGAGGAACATGAAAAGTTTCCGGCTTATAAAAGTGGAGAGGTATTCAAGTTTCAGCTAGGTATGACGTTTAACAACAAAGATATGGTTAGGGATGCTTTAAAGGAGTATGCTATGAAGATGAATAAAAATGTTGCTCTGAAGAAAAATGATGGAAAAAGGATGGTAGTAAAATGCATGGATGGTTGCAAGTTCTACATGAGAATTACTAAAAGGGTTGGGAACCAATTTTGGCAAGTTGTAAGTCTGATTGATGAACATACATGCTATCGAACTGCACATAATAGGCAGGCAAAGACAACATGGCTCGCCAAGAAATTTGCACATATTCTAAGACATAGCCCTGATATGAAATCTGTGGGATTGATTGTTGAAGCTGTTGATAGATGGGGAGTGAAGTTGTCTCATGATAAGGCATATAGAGCCAAACGAAGGGCTATGTAGTTGATCCAAGGTGCCGGTATTGACCAATTCTCCCATTTAAGGCGTTATGCGCAAGAGTTACTAAATTCAAACCCTAATAGTAACGTTGTGGTGCAATGTTCTGATTCTAATGAAGGTCCCGTGTTTGAGAGGATTTATGTATGCTTAGATGCTTGCAAGTCTGGATTTGCAAAATATTGCAGGCCACTTATAGGTTTGGATGCTTGTTTTTTGAAAGGAGACTACGGTGGACAGTTGATGGCAGCTGTGGGGAGAGATGGAAATAACAAAATATATCCTATTGCTTATGCTGTTGTGGAGGCTGAGACAAAAGACTCTTGGGAGTGGTTCATCAACATTCTAATGGATGACCTAGAAAGCCTAAACCATAGGGCTTATGCCTTCATTTCAGACCAACAAAAAGGTAACTTTTTAATGTAAAAACCTTTTGCTATCATTGTATAAGTTTTACTCAATATAGTAGCATTATTATGGTATCACTGTATATATGATTTCAGGGCCTAGTACCAGCAGTACAAAGCGTGAGTTCTCATGTGGAGCAACGCCTTTGTGTGAAGCATTTATAtgggaattggaagaagaaaTATCCAGGGTTGGAATTGAAAGAGATTATGTGGAGTGCAGCAAGGGCTACAACAGTTGCAGCTTGGGAAAGGGCAATGCTAAGGATGAAAAGCTTGAATGAAGCTGCTTGGAAGGAAATGAAGGATATCCCTGCACAACATTGGAGCAGGTCACACTTCAAGACTTATTCTAAATGTGACCTACAAGTAAATAACATGTGTGAGGCATTTAATAGGGCAATTTTAGAATATAGAGATAAACCAATCATCACTATGTTAGAAGGGATTAAACATTATTTGACCAAGAGGATCACTAGTCAGAAGGATGCATTAAGCAAGTATAATGGTGATATTTGCCCTAGAATACAATTGGTGCTCGAAAAGAACAAGAAGGTTGTAGAAAATTGGACACCTACATGGCATGGTGATGATGATTTGGCCATTTTTGGTGTGACAAATGGAAGCGAAACATGTGTCGTCAATCTAAAACAAGAGACATGTGCATGTAGGAAATGGGATTTAACTGGAATCCCATGTTGTC encodes:
- the LOC131607463 gene encoding uncharacterized protein LOC131607463 encodes the protein MPSFQTNKKGLVPAVQSVSSHVEQRLCVKHLYGNWKKKYPGLELKEIMWSAARATTVAAWERAMLRMKSLNEAAWKEMKDIPAQHWSRSHFKTYSKCDLQVNNMCEAFNRAILEYRDKPIITMLEGIKHYLTKRITSQKDALSKYNGDICPRIQLVLEKNKKVVENWTPTWHGDDDLAIFGVTNGSETCVVNLKQETCACRKWDLTGIPCCHAITCILQNNKKPEEYVSGYYRKTTFKETYSHIIFPTNGPQVWPLDDQVSINPPVMRRAIGRPKKMRNKVNDEPRNPHVLPRKLPSVTCHKCGAMGHNMRTCKGKRAADRVIPKGGNNKKAKGGKTKKKNTSTNSSEVGNSSQAPQPTQPSQP